From Micromonospora echinospora, one genomic window encodes:
- a CDS encoding carbohydrate ABC transporter permease: protein MAITTVPGTRREPGRPAPPYPSGPRRASLGRKVRDNLTGHAFLIGAVICFAFFSWYPMIRGVVMSFQRTRRGVTTWVGWDNYERILADPSFWAAWKNTFSFTLLALVLGYAVPFFVAILLNEFRHAKGYLRILVYLPVMLPPASALFLFKFYAYDPSDAGLFNSILTALHLPTSQWMQSAGMTMPAMVIASTWMNMGGAVLIYLAALQNIPGELYEAAELDGAGIWRRIRHVTIPQTRLILALLAMLQIVATMQFFVEPLILANGTGTQDSATSVAYLIYQHGFFQNDLNGAAALGVIMLVVLAGFSAAYLRLTAKQDQD from the coding sequence TTGGCGATCACCACCGTCCCGGGGACCAGGAGAGAACCGGGTCGTCCCGCGCCGCCGTACCCGTCGGGGCCACGGCGTGCCAGTCTCGGCCGGAAGGTACGCGACAACCTCACCGGGCACGCGTTCCTGATCGGCGCGGTGATCTGCTTCGCGTTCTTCTCCTGGTACCCGATGATCCGCGGCGTCGTGATGAGCTTCCAGCGCACCCGGCGCGGCGTCACCACCTGGGTCGGCTGGGACAACTACGAACGCATCCTCGCCGACCCCAGCTTCTGGGCGGCCTGGAAGAACACGTTCTCCTTCACCCTTCTCGCGCTCGTCCTCGGGTACGCGGTGCCGTTCTTCGTGGCGATCCTGCTCAACGAGTTCCGCCACGCCAAGGGGTACCTGCGGATCCTGGTCTACCTGCCGGTGATGCTGCCGCCCGCCTCGGCGCTCTTCCTCTTCAAGTTCTACGCCTACGACCCCAGCGACGCGGGCCTGTTCAACTCGATCCTCACGGCGCTGCACCTGCCCACGTCGCAGTGGATGCAGAGCGCCGGGATGACGATGCCGGCGATGGTGATCGCGTCGACCTGGATGAACATGGGCGGCGCGGTCCTGATCTACCTGGCCGCGTTGCAGAACATCCCCGGTGAGCTCTACGAGGCGGCCGAACTCGACGGCGCGGGGATCTGGCGGCGGATCCGCCACGTGACGATCCCGCAGACCCGGCTGATCCTGGCGCTGCTGGCGATGTTGCAGATCGTCGCCACGATGCAGTTCTTCGTCGAGCCGCTGATCCTCGCGAACGGCACCGGCACCCAGGACTCGGCGACCTCGGTGGCGTACCTCATCTACCAGCACGGCTTCTTCCAGAACGACCTCAACGGCGCGGCGGCGCTCGGCGTGATCATGCTCGTGGTGCTGGCCGGCTTCTCCGCCGCCTACCTGCGGCTGACCGCGAAGCAGGACCAGGACTGA
- a CDS encoding discoidin domain-containing protein has translation MSRLRTRVVAALAAIGLVLTGPAPTPAAAAGGPNLALGRTATASSTNAPYAAANLTDGDPNSYWESSGALPQWAQVDLGSVQSVDQVVLRLPVSWETRTQTLSVQGSTDGSGFATLAAAAGRVFSPAGGNTVTVSFPATPTRYVRVAVTANTGWAAAQLGELAVHGATASSTNLAAGRTMSASSHADVYGAGNANDGNPASYWESANNAFPQWLRVDLGATVGVNRLVLKLPPGWGARTQTVAVQGSATGSSFTDILAAANHAFDPASGNTVTLTFPTASTRHLRLMFTANTAWPAGQLSELEVYGPATGDTQPPSAPGNLAFTQPAPDQIRLTWTASTDNVGVTGYDVYANGVLRTSVGGSTLTYTDTQPASATVAYHVRARDAAGNASANSNTVTRTGSTGDTVAPTAPGNLAYTQPGTGQVRLTWTASTDNVGVAGYDVYANNALRGSVGGSTLTYTDSQPDSATVSYFVRARDAAGNVSANSNTVTRTGSTPGGSNLAVGKPITASSTVHVFQATNANDNDVATYWEGAPGAYPSTLTVALGANASISAVVVKLNPDPAWGPRTQTFQVLGREQSASSFGNLVGSATYSFSPGSSNTVTIPVTATAADVRLQFTANSGSSNGQVAEFQVLGTPAPNPDLTVTALTASPSAPVETDPVTLSATVRNAGPAAAGASRVAFKLGDTTVGTAAVGALAAGAQTTVTANIGVRNAGSYQVTAVADDANAVIEQNESNNSRTAALTVSPVASSDLVAGAVTWSPGTPTAGQNVTFSVSVRNQGSVASAGGAHGITLTVLNDTGAVVRTLTGSYTGVIAAGATSPAVSLGSWTAANGRYTVRVALAADANELPVKRENNTSERPLFVGRGANLPYDMLEAEDGRIGGGAQVVGPNRTIGDLAGEASGRRAVTLNSTGAYVEWTTRAATNTLVTRFSIPDAPNGGGIDATLNVYVNGTLHKPINLTSKHIWLYGAEASPSDSPSAGPPRHLYDEANVMLNGTIPAGATIRLQKDPANTTTYAIDFVNTELVAPRANPDPARYRVPTGFSHADVQNALDAVRMDPTGTLVGVYLPAGTYTTAQKFQVYGKAVQVVGAGMWYTRFQTPTDQQNTDAGFRVEPSASGSTFAHLAFFGNYTVRQDGPGKVWGELKDVDDLTLDNVWVEHTVCAYWGVSVSGLSITNSRFRNTFADAVNMTNGSTGNRVANSEGRSNGDDAFALFSATDQGAATGNHGNVFENLSATLTWRAAGVAVYGGYDNVFRNLYIADMLTYSGITISSLDFGYPFVGFGASPPTRFENISLIRAGGHFWGQQTFPAIWVFSASKEFRGIRVSDVDIVDPTYSGIMFQTKYRAPGQPEFPVTDTVFTNVSISGARKSGDAFDAKSGFGIWVNEMPEPGQGPAVGSATFVNLRLTDNHQDIRNTTSTFTINRS, from the coding sequence ATGTCCAGACTCCGTACCAGAGTCGTCGCGGCGCTCGCCGCGATCGGGCTGGTCCTCACCGGGCCGGCCCCGACCCCGGCCGCCGCGGCCGGCGGGCCCAACCTCGCCCTCGGCCGCACCGCCACGGCCAGCAGCACCAACGCCCCGTACGCCGCCGCGAACCTCACCGACGGCGACCCGAACAGCTACTGGGAGAGCAGCGGCGCGCTGCCCCAGTGGGCCCAGGTCGACCTGGGCAGCGTGCAGTCGGTCGACCAGGTGGTGCTGCGGCTGCCGGTGAGCTGGGAGACGCGCACCCAGACCCTCTCGGTGCAGGGCAGCACCGACGGCAGCGGCTTCGCCACCCTGGCCGCCGCGGCCGGACGGGTCTTCAGCCCGGCGGGCGGCAACACCGTCACCGTCAGCTTCCCGGCCACCCCCACCCGGTACGTGCGCGTGGCGGTCACCGCCAACACCGGCTGGGCGGCGGCCCAGCTGGGCGAACTGGCCGTGCACGGGGCGACGGCCTCGTCGACCAACCTGGCCGCCGGCCGGACGATGAGCGCCAGCAGCCACGCCGACGTCTACGGCGCGGGCAACGCCAACGACGGCAACCCGGCCAGCTACTGGGAGAGCGCGAACAACGCCTTCCCGCAGTGGCTCCGGGTCGACCTCGGCGCCACGGTCGGGGTCAACCGGCTGGTGCTCAAGCTGCCACCCGGCTGGGGCGCCCGGACCCAGACGGTGGCCGTGCAGGGCAGCGCCACCGGGTCGAGCTTCACCGACATCCTGGCCGCCGCCAACCACGCCTTCGACCCGGCCAGCGGCAACACGGTCACCCTCACCTTCCCCACCGCCAGCACCCGCCACCTGCGGCTGATGTTCACCGCGAACACCGCCTGGCCGGCCGGGCAGCTCTCCGAACTGGAGGTATACGGTCCCGCCACCGGGGACACCCAGCCGCCCAGCGCCCCCGGCAACCTCGCCTTCACCCAGCCGGCCCCAGACCAGATCCGGCTGACCTGGACCGCGTCCACCGACAACGTCGGCGTGACCGGCTACGACGTCTACGCCAACGGGGTGCTGCGCACCAGCGTCGGCGGGTCCACCCTGACCTACACCGACACCCAGCCGGCGAGCGCGACCGTCGCCTACCACGTCCGGGCCCGGGACGCGGCCGGCAACGCGTCCGCCAACAGCAACACGGTCACCCGGACCGGCAGCACCGGTGACACCGTCGCGCCGACCGCTCCGGGGAACCTCGCGTACACCCAGCCCGGCACCGGGCAGGTCCGGCTGACCTGGACCGCGTCCACCGACAACGTCGGCGTCGCCGGCTACGACGTCTACGCCAACAACGCGCTGCGGGGCAGCGTCGGCGGGTCCACCCTGACGTACACCGACAGCCAGCCGGACAGCGCGACGGTCTCCTACTTCGTCCGGGCCCGGGACGCGGCCGGCAACGTCTCCGCGAACAGCAACACGGTCACCCGGACCGGCAGCACGCCGGGCGGCAGCAACCTGGCCGTCGGCAAGCCGATCACCGCCTCGTCGACGGTGCACGTCTTCCAGGCGACCAACGCCAACGACAACGACGTGGCCACCTACTGGGAGGGCGCGCCGGGGGCGTACCCGAGCACGCTGACCGTCGCGCTCGGCGCGAACGCCAGCATCAGCGCGGTCGTGGTCAAGCTCAACCCGGATCCGGCGTGGGGACCCCGCACCCAGACCTTCCAGGTGCTCGGCCGGGAGCAGTCGGCCTCGTCGTTCGGCAACCTGGTCGGCTCGGCCACGTACTCGTTCAGCCCGGGCAGCAGCAACACGGTGACCATCCCGGTCACCGCCACCGCCGCCGACGTGCGGTTGCAGTTCACCGCCAACTCCGGCTCGTCCAACGGGCAGGTCGCCGAGTTCCAGGTGCTCGGCACTCCGGCGCCGAACCCGGACCTCACCGTCACCGCGCTGACCGCCAGCCCGTCCGCCCCGGTGGAGACCGACCCGGTCACCCTGTCGGCGACCGTGCGCAACGCCGGTCCGGCCGCCGCCGGAGCCTCCCGGGTCGCCTTCAAGCTGGGCGACACCACGGTCGGCACCGCCGCCGTCGGCGCGCTGGCCGCCGGGGCGCAGACCACGGTCACCGCGAACATCGGGGTCCGCAACGCCGGCAGCTACCAGGTCACCGCGGTCGCCGACGACGCGAACGCGGTGATCGAGCAGAACGAGTCCAACAACAGCCGGACGGCCGCGCTGACCGTCTCCCCGGTGGCCAGCTCCGACCTGGTGGCCGGCGCGGTCACCTGGTCGCCGGGCACCCCCACCGCCGGCCAGAACGTGACCTTCTCGGTGTCCGTCCGCAACCAGGGCAGCGTCGCCTCGGCCGGCGGGGCACACGGCATCACCCTCACCGTGCTCAACGACACCGGGGCAGTGGTCCGCACGCTCACCGGCTCGTACACCGGCGTCATCGCGGCCGGCGCGACCAGCCCGGCGGTGAGCCTGGGCAGCTGGACGGCGGCCAACGGCCGGTACACGGTGCGGGTGGCGCTCGCCGCCGACGCCAACGAGCTGCCGGTCAAGCGGGAGAACAACACCAGCGAGCGTCCGCTCTTCGTCGGGCGGGGGGCGAACCTGCCGTACGACATGTTAGAGGCCGAGGACGGTCGCATCGGCGGCGGTGCGCAGGTGGTCGGGCCGAACCGGACCATCGGCGATCTGGCCGGCGAGGCGTCCGGCCGGCGGGCGGTCACCCTGAACAGCACCGGCGCGTACGTCGAGTGGACCACCCGGGCGGCCACCAACACCCTGGTCACCCGGTTCTCCATCCCGGACGCCCCGAACGGCGGCGGCATCGACGCGACGCTGAACGTCTACGTCAACGGGACGTTGCACAAGCCGATCAACCTGACCTCGAAGCACATCTGGCTCTACGGCGCCGAGGCCAGCCCGAGCGACTCGCCGAGCGCCGGCCCGCCCCGGCACCTGTACGACGAGGCGAACGTGATGCTCAACGGCACCATCCCGGCGGGCGCCACGATCCGGCTCCAGAAGGACCCGGCGAACACCACCACCTACGCCATCGACTTCGTCAACACCGAGCTGGTGGCGCCCCGGGCCAACCCGGACCCGGCCCGTTACCGGGTGCCCACCGGGTTCAGCCACGCCGACGTGCAGAACGCCCTGGACGCGGTGCGGATGGACCCCACCGGCACCCTGGTCGGCGTCTACCTGCCTGCCGGCACCTACACCACCGCCCAGAAGTTCCAGGTGTACGGCAAGGCCGTCCAGGTGGTCGGCGCGGGGATGTGGTACACCCGCTTCCAGACCCCGACGGACCAGCAGAACACCGACGCGGGCTTCCGGGTCGAGCCGTCGGCCAGCGGCTCCACCTTCGCCCACCTGGCGTTCTTCGGCAACTACACGGTCCGGCAGGACGGGCCGGGGAAGGTGTGGGGTGAACTGAAGGATGTCGACGACCTCACCCTGGACAACGTCTGGGTCGAGCACACCGTCTGCGCGTACTGGGGGGTGAGCGTCAGCGGCCTGAGCATCACCAACAGCCGGTTCCGCAACACCTTCGCCGACGCGGTCAACATGACCAACGGCAGCACCGGCAACCGGGTCGCCAACTCGGAGGGCCGGTCCAACGGTGACGACGCGTTCGCGCTGTTCTCCGCCACCGACCAGGGAGCCGCCACCGGCAACCACGGCAACGTGTTCGAGAACCTCTCCGCGACGCTGACCTGGCGGGCCGCCGGGGTCGCCGTGTACGGCGGCTACGACAACGTGTTCCGCAACCTCTACATCGCGGACATGCTGACGTACTCCGGGATCACCATCAGTTCGCTGGACTTCGGGTACCCGTTCGTCGGGTTCGGGGCCAGCCCGCCGACCCGGTTCGAGAACATCTCGCTGATCCGGGCCGGCGGCCACTTCTGGGGGCAGCAGACCTTCCCGGCGATCTGGGTCTTCTCCGCCTCGAAGGAGTTCCGGGGCATCCGGGTGTCCGACGTCGACATCGTCGATCCGACGTACTCGGGAATCATGTTCCAGACCAAGTACCGCGCCCCGGGGCAGCCGGAGTTCCCGGTCACCGACACGGTCTTCACCAACGTGTCGATCTCCGGGGCCCGCAAGAGCGGCGACGCCTTCGACGCCAAGTCCGGTTTCGGCATCTGGGTCAACGAGATGCCCGAGCCGGGGCAGGGCCCGGCGGTCGGGTCGGCGACCTTCGTCAACCTGCGGCTGACCGACAACCACCAGGACATCCGGAACACCACCTCCACCTTCACCATCAACCGGAGCTGA
- a CDS encoding discoidin domain-containing protein, which produces MADHTVPPHRPPRHRLQAGLAALAATALAAASITVVALTSTATPARAAGLSPFDIPGRGATVPFVEHEAEEAVHTGTRIGPDRRYGTLPSEASGREAVTLDAVGEYVEFTLTEPADAVTFRYSLPDNAAGTGRDATIDLRANGALVKSVPVTSRYGWYYGGYPFNNNPGDTNPHHFYDEARTFLGATYPTGTKIRLQVSSTAQSPTFTIDLADFERVGAAIAKPAGVLDVVTDFGADPTGATDSTAKFQAAVDAGKAQGRAVWIPTGTFTLWDHVVVDGVTLRGAGPWYSVLGGRHPTDRKRAAGIYGKYVPGGGYSGEIRPHEANGPSRNVTLRDFAIIGDIRERVDEHQVNAIGGAMSNSVVDNVWMQHTKVGAWMDGPMDNFTIRNSRILDQTADGVNFHTGVTNSTVTNTFVRNTGDDALAMWAQNVPNVNNSFTFNTIGVTILANHLVSYGGRDIKITDNVTADSVTNGGGIHVANRYPGVQGPTAVLGTWTIARNTLIRNGNSDYNWRFGVGAIWFSALNEPFQNPTVNITDTDILDSSYAALHWIEGETNGINLNNVRIDGAGTYALQVQAASRVSFTNARATRIAQANPMHNCVGSGFQITQGAGNSGWYTATPYCGPWPEPQWGNGPTSPPGPTPTTPTPNPTTPPPTGGNLALGRPATASGSNQTYTAGNAVDGNTGSYWESPNNAFPQTLTVDLGAVRRVDRVVLRLPAGWERRTQTVAVLGSTDGAAYATLAASSGRVFDPASGNTVSIPLPAGDRRFVRLSVTGNTGWPAAQVAEFEVYGDGTTTPPPTTPPPTTAPPTTPPPSGNLAVGRPVTATSHADVYVAANAVDGNAGTYWESANNAFPQSLTVDLGATQQVSRVVLRLPPSAAWQTRTQTVAVLGSTTGSTYTMLKASAGYTFDPATGNTVTVTFPATGQRYLRLTVTGNTGWPAGQLAEFEVHRS; this is translated from the coding sequence ATGGCCGACCACACCGTCCCGCCCCACCGTCCACCACGACACCGCCTCCAGGCCGGCCTGGCCGCGCTCGCCGCGACCGCCCTCGCCGCGGCCTCGATCACCGTCGTCGCGCTGACCTCCACCGCGACCCCGGCCCGGGCCGCCGGGCTCTCGCCGTTCGACATCCCCGGCCGGGGGGCGACCGTCCCGTTCGTCGAGCACGAGGCGGAGGAAGCCGTCCACACCGGCACCCGGATCGGTCCGGACCGGCGGTACGGCACCCTGCCCTCGGAGGCGTCCGGCCGGGAGGCCGTCACCCTCGACGCGGTCGGCGAGTACGTCGAGTTCACGCTCACCGAGCCGGCCGACGCGGTGACCTTCCGGTACAGCCTGCCGGACAACGCCGCCGGCACCGGCCGGGACGCCACCATCGACCTGCGGGCCAACGGCGCGCTGGTCAAGAGCGTGCCGGTCACCTCCCGGTACGGCTGGTACTACGGCGGATACCCGTTCAACAACAACCCGGGCGACACCAACCCGCACCACTTCTACGACGAGGCCCGCACCTTCCTCGGCGCCACCTACCCGACCGGCACGAAGATCCGCCTCCAGGTCTCCTCGACCGCCCAGTCACCGACCTTCACCATCGACCTCGCGGACTTCGAGCGGGTCGGGGCGGCGATCGCCAAGCCGGCCGGCGTGCTGGACGTGGTGACCGACTTCGGCGCCGACCCGACCGGGGCGACCGACTCCACCGCGAAGTTCCAGGCCGCGGTGGACGCGGGGAAGGCGCAGGGGCGGGCGGTCTGGATCCCCACCGGCACCTTCACCCTCTGGGACCACGTGGTGGTGGACGGGGTGACCCTGCGCGGCGCGGGGCCGTGGTACTCGGTGCTCGGCGGCCGGCACCCCACCGACCGCAAGCGGGCCGCCGGCATCTACGGAAAGTACGTCCCCGGCGGCGGATACTCCGGCGAGATCCGGCCGCACGAGGCGAACGGGCCGAGCCGGAACGTGACCCTGCGGGACTTCGCCATCATCGGCGACATTCGCGAGCGGGTCGACGAGCACCAGGTCAACGCCATCGGCGGGGCGATGAGCAACTCGGTGGTGGACAACGTCTGGATGCAGCACACCAAGGTCGGGGCGTGGATGGACGGCCCGATGGACAACTTCACCATCCGCAACAGCCGCATCCTGGACCAGACCGCCGACGGGGTGAACTTCCACACCGGAGTCACCAACTCCACCGTCACCAACACGTTCGTCCGCAACACCGGCGACGACGCCCTCGCCATGTGGGCGCAGAACGTGCCCAACGTCAACAACTCCTTCACGTTCAACACCATCGGCGTGACCATCCTCGCCAACCACCTGGTCAGCTACGGTGGCCGGGACATCAAGATCACCGACAACGTGACCGCGGACTCGGTCACCAACGGCGGTGGCATCCACGTCGCCAACCGGTACCCCGGGGTGCAGGGGCCCACCGCCGTCCTGGGCACCTGGACGATCGCCCGGAACACCCTGATCCGTAACGGCAACTCCGACTACAACTGGCGCTTCGGGGTCGGCGCGATCTGGTTCTCCGCCCTGAACGAGCCGTTCCAGAACCCGACCGTCAACATCACCGACACCGACATCCTGGACAGCTCCTACGCGGCGCTGCACTGGATCGAGGGCGAGACCAACGGGATCAACCTCAACAACGTCCGCATCGACGGGGCGGGGACGTACGCCCTCCAGGTGCAGGCCGCCAGCCGGGTCTCGTTCACCAACGCACGGGCCACCCGGATCGCCCAGGCCAACCCGATGCACAACTGCGTGGGCAGCGGATTCCAGATCACCCAGGGCGCCGGCAACTCCGGCTGGTACACCGCCACCCCGTACTGCGGGCCGTGGCCGGAGCCGCAGTGGGGCAACGGCCCGACCAGCCCGCCCGGCCCGACGCCGACCACCCCGACACCGAACCCGACCACCCCGCCGCCCACCGGCGGCAATCTGGCCCTCGGCCGGCCGGCCACCGCGTCGGGCAGCAACCAGACCTACACCGCCGGCAACGCGGTGGACGGCAACACCGGCAGCTACTGGGAGAGCCCCAACAACGCCTTCCCGCAGACGCTGACCGTCGACCTCGGCGCCGTCCGCCGGGTGGACCGGGTGGTGCTCCGGCTGCCCGCCGGCTGGGAACGCCGTACCCAGACGGTCGCCGTGCTCGGCTCCACCGACGGGGCGGCGTACGCCACGCTGGCCGCGTCGAGCGGGCGCGTCTTCGACCCGGCCAGCGGCAACACCGTGTCGATCCCGCTGCCCGCCGGGGACCGCCGGTTCGTCCGGCTCAGCGTCACCGGCAACACCGGCTGGCCCGCCGCCCAGGTGGCCGAGTTCGAGGTGTACGGCGACGGCACCACCACACCACCGCCCACCACGCCACCGCCCACCACGGCTCCGCCGACCACCCCGCCGCCGTCGGGGAACCTGGCCGTCGGCCGTCCGGTCACCGCCACCAGCCACGCCGACGTGTACGTGGCCGCGAACGCGGTGGACGGCAACGCGGGCACCTACTGGGAGAGCGCCAACAACGCCTTCCCGCAGTCGCTCACCGTCGACCTGGGCGCGACGCAACAGGTGTCCCGGGTGGTGCTGCGGCTGCCCCCGTCGGCGGCCTGGCAGACCCGTACCCAGACGGTCGCCGTGCTGGGCTCCACCACCGGGTCGACGTACACGATGCTGAAGGCATCGGCCGGGTACACCTTCGACCCGGCGACCGGCAACACCGTGACCGTCACCTTCCCCGCCACCGGCCAGCGGTACCTGCGCCTGACCGTCACCGGCAACACCGGCTGGCCGGCCGGCCAGCTCGCCGAGTTCGAGGTCCACCGCTCCTGA
- a CDS encoding carbohydrate ABC transporter permease, which produces MAHDTGTRTLISHAQLRRGRGRIVYWTLLAVVVVGFTLVFLGPLYWMVTGALKSGQEIAQTPPSLFPKDPQLANYADAWHHLDLAKLLFNTFYYAAGALVFQVVLDTAAAYALSKLRPVLGNLILGLMLATLMIPAMVLIVPQYVTVIDLPILGVNLLDSPFAIWLPAVANAFNIFLLKRFFDSIPEELMAAALMDGATPLRTLWSIILPMSRPILGVVSIFAVTAVWKDFLWPKLVMPSPETRTVSVGIYAFSGGTPMNVVIAASVIAAIPTVLVFLVFQRNIMSGLTTGSLKG; this is translated from the coding sequence ATGGCACACGACACCGGAACCCGGACCCTCATCTCCCACGCCCAGCTCAGGCGGGGGCGCGGCAGGATCGTCTACTGGACGCTGCTCGCCGTCGTCGTCGTGGGATTCACACTCGTCTTCCTCGGGCCGCTCTACTGGATGGTCACCGGCGCGCTCAAGTCCGGCCAGGAGATCGCGCAGACCCCGCCCTCGCTGTTCCCGAAGGACCCCCAGCTCGCGAACTACGCCGACGCGTGGCACCACCTGGACCTCGCCAAGCTGCTGTTCAACACGTTCTACTACGCGGCCGGCGCGCTGGTCTTCCAGGTCGTGCTCGACACCGCCGCGGCGTACGCGCTGTCGAAGCTGCGGCCGGTCCTCGGCAACCTGATCCTCGGTCTGATGCTGGCCACGCTGATGATCCCGGCGATGGTCCTCATCGTCCCGCAGTACGTGACCGTGATCGATCTGCCGATCCTGGGCGTCAACCTGCTCGACTCGCCGTTCGCCATCTGGCTGCCGGCGGTGGCGAACGCGTTCAACATCTTCCTGCTGAAACGGTTCTTCGACTCCATCCCGGAGGAGCTGATGGCCGCGGCCCTGATGGACGGCGCGACGCCGTTGCGCACGCTGTGGTCGATCATCCTGCCGATGTCGCGTCCGATCCTCGGGGTGGTCTCGATCTTCGCCGTGACGGCGGTCTGGAAGGACTTCCTGTGGCCGAAACTGGTCATGCCGTCGCCCGAGACCCGGACGGTCAGCGTCGGCATCTACGCCTTCTCGGGTGGCACGCCCATGAACGTGGTGATCGCCGCCTCGGTGATCGCCGCGATTCCGACCGTCCTGGTCTTCCTGGTCTTCCAGCGGAACATCATGTCCGGTCTGACCACGGGCAGCCTCAAGGGCTGA
- a CDS encoding glycoside hydrolase family 13 protein: MTTADGRPWWRGAVIYQVYPRSFADGDGDGIGDVAGIRSRLDHLAALGVDAVWFSPWYPSPMADAGYDVADYRDIDPVFGTLPEVEALIAEAHARGIRTIVDVVPNHCSDAHPWFQAALAGGPGAPERDLFWFRPGRGPDGDQRPTDWVGEFGGETWTRTTNPDGTPGDWYLHLFTAQQPDFNWDHPMVRAEFEDVLRFWFDRGVDGIRIDSAGLLVKDGTLPETRPDQPHPFRDQDGVHEIYRSWRRIADGYPGDRALIGEVWMPDRQRFANYLRPDELHAAFNFDFLGCAWDAAAMRESIDGTLSAHALVGAPATWVLSNHDVTRHVTRYGRADTRFSFATKREGIPTDLELGTRRARAAALLSLALPGAAYVYQGEELGLYEVEDIPYALRQDPMWERSGRVDPGRDGCRVPLPWTGDEPPFGFSPDGAAAPWLPQPADWKDRTVQAQTGDPNSMLELYRAAIRARRAEPALGDGELSWLPAPDGVLAFSRGGGFRCLVNLSDAPIPIPADGELVLASGPLDHGLLPADTAVWLRAAPHGSDPS, encoded by the coding sequence GTGACCACAGCAGACGGTCGTCCGTGGTGGCGTGGAGCGGTGATCTACCAGGTGTACCCACGGAGCTTCGCCGACGGCGACGGTGACGGCATCGGTGACGTCGCCGGGATCCGCTCCCGACTGGACCACCTCGCCGCGCTCGGCGTCGACGCGGTCTGGTTCAGCCCCTGGTACCCCTCGCCGATGGCCGACGCCGGCTACGACGTGGCCGACTATCGCGACATCGACCCGGTGTTCGGCACGCTGCCCGAGGTGGAGGCGCTGATCGCGGAGGCACACGCGCGCGGTATCCGGACCATCGTCGACGTGGTGCCGAACCACTGCTCCGACGCGCACCCCTGGTTCCAGGCGGCCCTCGCCGGCGGGCCGGGCGCGCCCGAGCGGGACCTGTTCTGGTTCCGACCCGGCCGGGGCCCGGACGGCGACCAGCGGCCCACCGACTGGGTCGGCGAGTTCGGCGGCGAGACCTGGACCCGGACCACCAACCCCGACGGCACCCCCGGCGACTGGTACCTGCACCTGTTCACCGCCCAGCAGCCGGACTTCAACTGGGACCACCCGATGGTGCGGGCGGAGTTCGAGGACGTGCTGCGGTTCTGGTTCGACCGGGGCGTGGACGGCATCCGGATCGACTCGGCCGGGCTGCTGGTCAAGGACGGGACGCTGCCGGAGACCCGACCGGACCAGCCGCACCCGTTCCGTGACCAGGACGGGGTGCACGAGATCTACCGGTCCTGGCGACGGATCGCCGACGGGTACCCCGGCGACCGGGCGCTGATCGGTGAGGTGTGGATGCCGGACCGGCAGCGGTTCGCCAACTACCTGCGTCCGGACGAGTTGCACGCGGCGTTCAACTTCGACTTCCTCGGCTGTGCCTGGGACGCCGCCGCGATGCGGGAGAGCATCGACGGCACGCTGAGCGCGCACGCCCTGGTCGGCGCGCCGGCCACCTGGGTGCTCTCCAACCACGACGTGACCCGGCACGTCACCCGCTACGGCCGGGCGGACACCCGGTTCAGCTTCGCCACCAAGCGCGAAGGCATCCCCACCGACCTGGAACTGGGCACCCGCCGGGCGCGGGCCGCCGCGCTGCTCTCGCTGGCGTTGCCCGGCGCGGCCTACGTCTACCAGGGCGAGGAGCTGGGGCTCTACGAGGTCGAGGACATCCCGTACGCGCTGCGCCAGGACCCGATGTGGGAACGCTCCGGCCGGGTCGACCCCGGTCGGGACGGTTGCCGGGTGCCGCTGCCGTGGACCGGCGACGAGCCGCCGTTCGGGTTCAGCCCGGACGGGGCGGCGGCACCCTGGCTGCCCCAGCCGGCGGACTGGAAGGACCGGACGGTCCAGGCGCAGACCGGTGACCCGAACTCGATGCTGGAGCTGTACCGGGCGGCGATCCGGGCCCGGCGGGCCGAACCGGCGCTCGGCGACGGCGAGTTGAGCTGGCTGCCCGCCCCGGACGGGGTGCTCGCCTTCAGCCGGGGCGGGGGTTTCCGCTGCCTGGTCAACCTCTCCGACGCGCCGATCCCGATCCCCGCCGACGGGGAACTGGTGCTGGCCAGCGGGCCGCTCGACCACGGTCTGCTACCCGCGGACACCGCCGTCTGGCTGCGTGCCGCGCCGCACGGGTCCGACCCGAGCTGA